From the genome of Haloterrigena sp. KLK7, one region includes:
- a CDS encoding Lrp/AsnC family transcriptional regulator, producing MDDLDRQILDILRRDSRTPYTEIADEVGTSEGTVRNRVERMMDEDVIERFTISTRTGNVQAMIELSVAVDVDTKAVSERIAEWDEVDFVWMVSGEQDVVLVVDAADTRGVNDLITKARDQEEVVSTKTRLILDEELG from the coding sequence ATGGACGATCTGGACCGACAGATTCTCGATATCCTCCGGCGGGACTCGCGGACGCCGTACACCGAGATCGCCGACGAGGTCGGGACGAGCGAGGGGACCGTCCGCAACCGCGTCGAGCGGATGATGGACGAGGACGTCATCGAGCGATTCACGATCTCGACCCGGACGGGCAACGTCCAGGCGATGATCGAGCTCAGCGTCGCGGTCGACGTCGACACCAAGGCCGTCTCCGAACGGATCGCCGAGTGGGACGAGGTGGACTTCGTCTGGATGGTCTCGGGCGAACAGGACGTCGTGCTCGTCGTCGACGCCGCGGACACGCGCGGGGTCAACGATCTGATCACGAAGGCCCGAGATCAGGAGGAGGTCGTGAGCACGAAAACGCGGCTAATTCTGGACGAAGAACTCGGCTAA
- the carA gene encoding glutamine-hydrolyzing carbamoyl-phosphate synthase small subunit has translation MTEAYVALEDGRVLEGRGRAPGTARGELVFTTAYTGYEESLTDPSYEEQVLTFSYPLIGNYGVREERFEDDRVHPRAALAKEFTEDVAEWLASEGVPAVDHLDTREVVTTIRDGGAMKCGIAVGEDVTEEDAKEQLEQCKGMSEHTEIGQQVSVDETEVYGADNDGETVALVDCGAKGSIVDSLLARDAEVHVLPHDASVDDVAAVDPDVLFISNGPGDPVNFEQAITLVEEFVEDTPVAGICLGQQIVAEALGGTTEKMDFGHRGVNQPVLDLESGQVVMTTQNHGYTVAEPGEHLEVTQINVNDDTPEGIDGIEYDVITRQYHPEANPGPEDTLDFFDDVLAMASERADTQAVPADD, from the coding sequence ATGACGGAAGCCTACGTCGCACTGGAAGACGGCCGCGTACTCGAGGGACGTGGTCGCGCTCCGGGCACGGCTCGCGGGGAACTCGTTTTCACGACAGCGTACACGGGATACGAAGAGAGTCTGACCGACCCCTCCTACGAGGAGCAGGTCCTGACCTTCTCGTACCCATTGATCGGAAACTACGGCGTCCGCGAGGAGCGGTTCGAGGACGACCGCGTCCACCCCCGCGCCGCGCTCGCCAAGGAGTTCACCGAGGACGTCGCCGAGTGGCTCGCGAGCGAGGGCGTCCCGGCGGTCGACCACCTCGACACGCGAGAGGTCGTCACCACCATCCGCGACGGCGGCGCCATGAAGTGTGGCATCGCCGTCGGCGAGGACGTCACCGAGGAAGACGCTAAGGAGCAACTCGAGCAGTGCAAGGGGATGAGCGAGCACACCGAGATCGGCCAACAGGTCAGCGTCGACGAGACTGAAGTCTACGGCGCCGACAACGACGGCGAGACCGTCGCGCTGGTCGACTGCGGCGCGAAGGGCTCGATCGTCGACTCGCTGCTCGCCCGCGACGCCGAGGTCCACGTGCTCCCCCACGACGCGAGCGTCGACGACGTCGCGGCCGTCGACCCCGACGTGCTGTTCATCTCGAACGGTCCCGGCGATCCGGTCAACTTCGAACAGGCGATCACGCTCGTCGAGGAGTTCGTCGAGGACACGCCCGTCGCCGGCATCTGTCTCGGCCAGCAGATCGTCGCCGAGGCGCTGGGCGGCACCACCGAGAAGATGGACTTCGGCCACCGCGGCGTCAACCAGCCCGTCCTCGACCTCGAGTCCGGTCAGGTCGTCATGACCACTCAGAACCACGGCTACACGGTCGCCGAGCCGGGTGAGCACCTCGAGGTCACCCAGATCAACGTCAACGACGACACGCCCGAGGGGATCGACGGCATCGAGTACGACGTCATCACCCGTCAGTACCACCCCGAAGCCAACCCCGGCCCCGAGGACACGCTGGACTTCTTCGACGACGTGCTCGCGATGGCTTCCGAGCGAGCGGACACGCAGGCGGTTCCCGCCGACGACTGA
- the purH gene encoding bifunctional phosphoribosylaminoimidazolecarboxamide formyltransferase/IMP cyclohydrolase — MTRIAGMAGNRGRNLLNIADRNPGGAELAVVLTNDADAPVLEAAAERGIPTEVVPLEDDMSRSEHEEAVLDALSEHEFDLVCLDGYMRILSDTFLSEAPTTLNVHPALLPAFPGIDAWGDALEADVSVTGCTVHVVTDATDEDGDVVEDEVDAGPIVTQEPIPVYEGDDEETLKERVLYEGEFRAYPRAVKWFAEDAVDVDLEAGEVTVESDVAGVEDADHDGLPSRRIVSNDRADTLRYGENPHQDAAVYTDYTTDEASVVHADQLNEGAKALSYNNYNDADGALNLIKEFDEPAAAVIKHTNPAGCATADSLAEAYEKALSTDPMSAFGGIVALNRECDAATAEQIIDSFKEVVVAPGYTDDALETLFEKDNLRVLDVGELGERTERFTEKPLVGGRLVQERDLQSISVDDLEVVTEREPTEEELETMVFAWQTLKHVKSNGILFADGTETVGIGMGQVSRVDAVRLAAMKADEHAEGKDAEGAVMASDAFFPFPDGIEEAAEAGIEAVVQPGGSVNDDDVIEAADEHGIAMAFTGQRSFRHD, encoded by the coding sequence ATGACGCGAATCGCCGGGATGGCCGGCAACCGAGGGCGCAACCTGTTGAACATCGCCGATCGCAACCCGGGCGGGGCCGAACTGGCCGTCGTCCTCACGAACGACGCGGACGCACCGGTGCTCGAGGCCGCCGCCGAGCGCGGGATCCCGACCGAGGTCGTGCCGCTCGAGGACGACATGAGTCGGAGCGAGCACGAGGAGGCCGTCCTCGATGCGCTGAGCGAGCACGAGTTCGACCTCGTCTGCCTGGACGGCTACATGCGCATCCTCTCGGACACCTTCCTCTCCGAGGCGCCGACGACGCTGAACGTCCACCCCGCGCTCCTGCCCGCGTTCCCCGGGATAGACGCCTGGGGTGACGCGCTCGAGGCCGACGTCTCCGTCACGGGGTGTACGGTCCACGTCGTCACGGACGCGACCGACGAGGACGGCGACGTCGTCGAGGACGAGGTCGACGCCGGCCCGATCGTCACCCAGGAGCCGATCCCGGTCTACGAGGGCGACGACGAGGAGACGCTCAAGGAGCGGGTCCTCTACGAGGGCGAGTTCCGCGCGTACCCGCGTGCAGTGAAGTGGTTCGCCGAGGACGCCGTGGACGTGGACCTCGAGGCGGGCGAGGTCACCGTCGAGAGCGACGTGGCGGGAGTCGAGGACGCCGATCACGATGGTCTTCCGAGTCGACGCATCGTCTCGAACGACCGCGCCGACACCCTTCGCTACGGGGAGAATCCCCATCAGGATGCCGCGGTGTACACCGACTACACCACCGACGAGGCCAGCGTCGTCCACGCCGACCAGCTCAACGAGGGCGCGAAGGCCCTCTCGTACAACAATTACAACGACGCCGACGGCGCGCTGAACCTCATCAAGGAGTTCGACGAACCCGCCGCCGCGGTGATCAAGCACACCAACCCGGCCGGCTGTGCGACCGCCGACTCGCTGGCCGAGGCCTACGAGAAGGCCCTCTCGACGGACCCGATGAGCGCCTTCGGCGGCATCGTCGCGCTGAATCGCGAGTGCGACGCCGCGACGGCCGAGCAGATCATCGACTCGTTCAAGGAGGTCGTCGTCGCGCCCGGCTACACCGACGACGCCCTCGAGACCCTCTTCGAGAAGGACAACCTGCGCGTGCTGGACGTCGGCGAACTCGGTGAACGGACGGAGCGCTTCACCGAAAAGCCCCTCGTGGGCGGCCGCCTCGTGCAGGAACGGGACCTGCAGTCGATCTCGGTCGACGACCTCGAGGTCGTCACCGAGCGCGAGCCCACGGAGGAAGAGCTCGAGACGATGGTCTTCGCGTGGCAGACCCTCAAACACGTCAAGTCCAACGGGATTCTCTTCGCGGACGGCACCGAGACGGTCGGCATCGGCATGGGCCAGGTCTCCCGCGTCGACGCGGTCCGACTCGCGGCGATGAAGGCCGACGAGCACGCCGAGGGGAAGGACGCCGAGGGCGCGGTCATGGCCTCGGACGCCTTCTTCCCGTTCCCGGACGGCATCGAGGAGGCCGCCGAGGCGGGCATCGAGGCGGTCGTCCAGCCCGGCGGGTCGGTCAACGACGACGACGTGATCGAGGCCGCGGACGAACACGGGATCGCGATGGCGTTCACGGGCCAGCGGTCTTTCAGACACGACTGA
- a CDS encoding NAD(P)/FAD-dependent oxidoreductase — MIGEAPSGDGGADQPFDADVAVVGGGPAGCSAGVFTARYGLETVVFDRGPSSLRRCACLENYLGFPCGIDVERFLELAQTHAEEAGCRLREGLVESVVALEECENGESGGFRLETQDDGTMTARFVIAATKYDGEYLRGLDDDEALFITEEKNGEQVERFDRNYPDTEGRTSVDGLYVAGPLAGCGDQAIIAAGHGATVARALLRDLRRADGYWGRFAERYDWRRYLENRQEEWADPERWVELFAAEAPDGLEADEVRRLAEAYADERDDTYLDDETATRRAERGQRQLADALDDEVLLEAVDDAAILERAERLEGAESLTDDDDRPDS; from the coding sequence ATGATCGGCGAGGCTCCCAGCGGCGACGGTGGCGCCGACCAACCGTTCGACGCCGACGTCGCCGTCGTCGGCGGCGGCCCCGCCGGCTGCTCGGCCGGCGTCTTCACCGCGCGGTACGGCCTCGAGACGGTCGTCTTCGACCGCGGTCCCTCCTCGCTGCGCCGGTGTGCCTGCCTCGAGAACTACCTCGGCTTCCCCTGCGGGATCGACGTCGAGCGGTTCCTCGAGTTGGCACAGACTCACGCCGAGGAGGCGGGGTGTCGCCTCCGGGAGGGACTCGTGGAATCGGTCGTCGCGCTCGAAGAATGCGAAAATGGCGAGAGCGGAGGGTTCCGACTCGAGACACAGGACGACGGGACGATGACGGCCCGGTTCGTGATCGCGGCGACGAAGTACGACGGCGAGTACCTCCGCGGACTGGACGACGACGAGGCGCTGTTTATCACTGAGGAGAAAAACGGCGAGCAGGTCGAGCGGTTCGACCGCAACTATCCGGACACCGAGGGTCGAACGTCGGTCGACGGACTCTACGTCGCCGGCCCGCTGGCCGGCTGCGGCGATCAGGCGATCATCGCGGCGGGCCACGGCGCGACGGTCGCTCGAGCGCTGCTCCGGGACCTTCGCCGAGCGGACGGCTACTGGGGTCGCTTTGCGGAGCGGTACGACTGGCGTCGGTACCTCGAGAACCGACAGGAGGAGTGGGCCGATCCGGAACGCTGGGTGGAACTCTTCGCGGCCGAGGCGCCCGACGGACTCGAGGCGGACGAGGTCCGGCGGCTCGCCGAGGCGTACGCCGACGAGCGCGACGACACCTATCTCGACGACGAGACCGCGACGCGGCGGGCCGAACGGGGCCAGCGGCAGCTGGCGGATGCGCTCGACGACGAGGTCCTCCTCGAGGCCGTCGACGACGCGGCGATCCTCGAGCGGGCCGAGCGACTCGAGGGCGCCGAATCACTGACGGATGACGACGACCGCCCCGACAGCTGA
- a CDS encoding SIMPL domain-containing protein encodes MDRRQFLAASSLGTAAAIAGCIGGGRSDTDAGTDADARTESAADERERADRGEITVSASGDVEADPDRAVVTVGVQASGESADAVTDELATGADGLRDTFDDLGIPSENVEEGQYRVHPVHDRDAEGFEGTHSFEVTVTDVGRVGEVIDAAIEAGADDVGRVRFALQEETRATLRREAIDAALATADEEAAHIADDRNVELEGTTAVTTGDVRVQPVEESLSSADAAADAPPTEIEADPVGVSASVTVTYAFAT; translated from the coding sequence ATGGATCGACGACAGTTCCTCGCGGCCTCAAGCCTCGGAACCGCGGCGGCGATCGCGGGCTGTATCGGAGGCGGTCGGAGTGACACCGACGCCGGGACCGATGCCGACGCGCGGACCGAATCGGCCGCCGACGAGCGCGAGCGCGCGGACCGCGGCGAGATCACGGTCAGTGCCAGCGGCGACGTCGAGGCGGACCCGGATCGGGCGGTCGTGACCGTGGGCGTACAGGCGAGCGGCGAGAGCGCCGACGCCGTGACCGACGAGCTGGCGACGGGGGCCGACGGGCTTCGCGACACGTTCGACGACCTCGGCATCCCTTCGGAGAACGTCGAGGAGGGGCAGTACCGAGTGCACCCGGTACACGATCGGGACGCCGAGGGGTTCGAGGGTACGCACTCCTTCGAGGTGACGGTCACCGACGTCGGCCGCGTCGGCGAGGTCATCGACGCGGCGATCGAGGCCGGCGCCGACGACGTCGGGCGAGTGCGCTTCGCGCTGCAAGAGGAGACGCGAGCGACGCTGCGACGGGAGGCGATCGACGCCGCGCTGGCCACCGCCGACGAAGAGGCGGCCCACATCGCCGACGACCGGAACGTCGAACTCGAGGGGACGACGGCCGTCACGACCGGTGATGTTCGAGTTCAGCCGGTCGAAGAGAGTCTCTCGAGCGCAGACGCGGCGGCGGACGCGCCGCCGACGGAGATCGAAGCCGATCCCGTCGGCGTGAGCGCCAGCGTGACGGTCACGTACGCGTTCGCCACCTGA
- a CDS encoding CPBP family intramembrane glutamic endopeptidase, whose protein sequence is MSSSRSIVGTVPARVRVVVLCLGLAFGGWLTGYAAALGVQGQVFALGYEVEAITQIATSVAFNVVGAGGLALTYLIVRREGFDRDFVRTFLRLRNPTIWDLAWIVLGLVGAFIVVVGYHGLVEYVDPFGTGGEGETHSSIEENRRRPVLFLVGIPIALLLTGPGEELLYRGVVQSRLGESFPTPLAVPLSALVFAAVHFPVYMGEEFGAVLVSLGTVLALGLYLGTLYELSGSLLVPALVHGCYNAIVYLSNYLTYA, encoded by the coding sequence GTGTCCTCGAGTCGATCGATCGTCGGAACGGTTCCGGCGCGCGTCCGCGTCGTCGTCCTCTGTCTCGGCCTCGCGTTCGGCGGCTGGCTGACCGGCTACGCCGCGGCGCTGGGCGTCCAGGGACAGGTGTTCGCGCTCGGCTACGAGGTCGAGGCGATCACCCAGATCGCCACGTCGGTCGCGTTCAACGTCGTCGGGGCCGGCGGTCTCGCGCTGACGTATCTGATCGTTCGCCGCGAGGGTTTCGACCGCGACTTCGTCCGCACGTTCCTCCGACTCCGCAACCCGACGATCTGGGATCTGGCGTGGATCGTCCTCGGACTGGTCGGGGCGTTTATCGTCGTCGTCGGCTATCACGGCCTCGTCGAGTACGTCGATCCGTTCGGCACCGGTGGCGAGGGCGAGACCCACTCGAGCATCGAGGAGAACCGCCGACGTCCGGTCCTGTTTCTCGTCGGCATTCCGATCGCGCTCCTCCTCACCGGTCCCGGGGAGGAACTGCTCTACCGCGGGGTCGTCCAGTCGCGACTCGGCGAGTCGTTCCCGACGCCGCTGGCGGTCCCCCTGTCCGCGCTCGTCTTCGCCGCCGTCCACTTCCCCGTCTACATGGGCGAGGAGTTCGGCGCCGTCCTCGTGAGTCTCGGCACGGTGCTGGCGCTGGGACTCTACCTCGGCACGCTGTACGAACTCTCCGGCAGCCTGCTCGTCCCGGCGCTGGTCCACGGCTGCTACAACGCGATCGTCTACCTCTCGAACTACCTGACGTACGCCTGA
- a CDS encoding DUF5518 domain-containing protein — translation MTLDRRFRSLLANERWRYAIVGGLVAVPLTTLSYWQTGSEIGLWPIGLGGLLAGYWFEGSAAERTRVGVRAGLVGALPTAWLLVDLLWFIHVELRGSAPSRLLQSAVAVVGVAGIIALAALAGTIGARIGGWLRGKLDRDGPSVAAG, via the coding sequence ATGACTCTCGATCGCCGCTTCCGGTCCCTGCTAGCGAACGAGCGCTGGCGGTACGCGATCGTCGGCGGTCTCGTCGCGGTCCCGTTGACGACGCTCTCCTACTGGCAAACGGGAAGCGAAATCGGTCTCTGGCCGATCGGTCTCGGCGGACTTCTCGCGGGCTATTGGTTCGAGGGATCGGCGGCCGAGCGGACCCGAGTCGGCGTTCGGGCCGGCCTCGTCGGTGCGCTGCCGACGGCCTGGCTGCTGGTCGATCTGCTGTGGTTCATCCACGTCGAACTCAGAGGGTCGGCACCGTCGCGGTTGCTCCAGTCCGCCGTCGCAGTCGTGGGCGTCGCCGGCATCATCGCGCTCGCTGCCCTCGCTGGGACGATCGGTGCGAGAATCGGTGGCTGGTTGCGCGGAAAACTCGACCGGGACGGGCCGTCCGTCGCCGCAGGGTGA
- the cysK gene encoding cysteine synthase A: MGPSLETAAEIDAAETVDELIGRTPLLRLDAFADNCFGKLEAHNPYSVKDRIARAIVDAAERAGALEPGDTVVESTSGNTGIGLAAVCAARGYDCVLTMPSSMSTERRQLLKALGADLELTPAEDGMGGANERAEELVAEREDAIMARQFENEANPAAHRETTGPEIWDATDGAVDAVVAGVGTGGTITGVSEYIKEERGKTDLTSVAVEPAASPTLSELSSDGHDIQGIGPGFVPDILRTELVDEVRSVEGDAAKEASRKLGRTEGVLVGISAGAALAAAADYAAEHPDELVVAVLPDTGERYLSTDLYERD; the protein is encoded by the coding sequence ATGGGACCATCACTCGAGACCGCGGCCGAGATCGACGCCGCCGAGACCGTCGACGAACTGATCGGTCGAACGCCGCTGTTGCGACTGGACGCGTTCGCCGACAACTGCTTCGGAAAGCTCGAGGCGCACAACCCCTACTCGGTCAAGGATCGGATCGCGCGGGCGATCGTCGACGCCGCCGAGCGGGCGGGCGCGCTCGAGCCCGGCGACACCGTCGTCGAATCGACCAGCGGCAACACCGGCATCGGGCTGGCCGCGGTCTGTGCCGCCCGCGGCTACGACTGCGTGCTGACGATGCCGTCCTCGATGTCGACCGAGCGCCGCCAGCTCCTGAAGGCGTTGGGCGCCGACCTCGAGTTGACGCCCGCCGAGGACGGGATGGGCGGCGCGAACGAGCGCGCCGAGGAGCTCGTCGCCGAGCGCGAGGACGCGATCATGGCCCGCCAGTTCGAGAACGAGGCGAACCCGGCGGCCCACCGGGAGACGACCGGGCCCGAGATCTGGGACGCGACGGACGGCGCGGTCGACGCGGTCGTCGCGGGCGTCGGCACCGGAGGGACGATCACAGGCGTCTCCGAGTACATCAAGGAGGAGCGGGGGAAGACCGACCTCACGTCGGTCGCCGTCGAACCGGCCGCGTCGCCGACCCTCTCGGAGTTGAGCAGCGACGGCCACGACATTCAGGGGATCGGTCCCGGCTTCGTGCCCGACATCCTCCGAACCGAACTGGTCGACGAGGTGCGGTCAGTCGAGGGGGACGCAGCGAAGGAAGCGTCCCGGAAACTGGGTCGCACAGAAGGGGTCCTGGTCGGTATCTCTGCGGGCGCGGCGCTGGCGGCCGCGGCCGACTACGCGGCCGAACACCCCGACGAACTGGTCGTCGCCGTCCTCCCCGACACCGGGGAACGGTACCTCTCGACCGATCTCTACGAACGGGACTAG
- the purB gene encoding adenylosuccinate lyase gives MTDTDALYAVSPLDGRYSSRTAPLSPYASEAALMRARVRVEVEYLIALADLEATPLEFDLEEREHLRGLYKHFAEEDARLIKKLETEGHDEFEATNHDVKAVEYFVRHELPADSDASAWIHFGLTSEDVNNLAHRLLVRDAVDEVLLPELYDVRDTVAEMAREHRAVPMLARTHGQPATPTTFGKEMAVYASRLARATGRIRRATDDLRGKLGGASGTYAAHHAAYPDVDWPAFARDFVTGLGLEFEPLTTQVNPCDDLATLFDAFRGANDVILDLDLDVWLYVSDRYLGQEAVEGETGSSTMPHKVNPIDFENSEGNLSKANSDLTFLADYVTTSRLQRDLSDSTVKRNIGAAFAHCLIGYTKTAAGLEKVVPTERVMREELESTPEIIGEAVQTILRREGQEDAYERVKAVTRGKDVSIEDFRELFDDLDVDEDVREELLALTPTDYVGVADELVDDLE, from the coding sequence ATGACCGACACCGACGCCCTGTACGCCGTCTCGCCACTGGACGGTCGGTACAGCAGCCGGACCGCACCGCTGTCGCCCTACGCCAGCGAGGCCGCGCTCATGCGAGCGCGGGTTCGCGTCGAAGTCGAGTACCTCATCGCGCTGGCCGATCTGGAGGCGACGCCGCTGGAGTTCGACCTCGAGGAGCGCGAACACCTCCGGGGTCTCTACAAGCACTTCGCCGAGGAGGACGCCCGTCTGATCAAGAAACTCGAGACCGAGGGCCACGACGAGTTCGAGGCGACCAACCACGATGTCAAGGCCGTCGAGTACTTCGTCCGCCACGAACTCCCCGCCGACAGCGACGCCTCGGCGTGGATCCACTTCGGGCTGACCAGCGAGGACGTGAACAACCTCGCCCATCGGCTGCTCGTCCGGGACGCCGTCGACGAGGTGCTCCTGCCCGAACTGTACGACGTCCGCGACACGGTGGCGGAGATGGCGCGGGAACACCGGGCCGTCCCGATGCTGGCCCGCACCCACGGCCAGCCCGCGACGCCGACCACCTTCGGCAAGGAGATGGCCGTCTACGCCTCTCGACTGGCCCGCGCGACGGGTCGCATCCGACGGGCGACCGACGACCTGCGGGGGAAACTCGGCGGCGCGTCCGGAACCTACGCGGCCCACCACGCGGCCTACCCCGACGTCGACTGGCCGGCGTTCGCCCGGGACTTCGTCACGGGGCTGGGGCTCGAGTTCGAACCCCTCACGACGCAGGTCAACCCGTGTGACGACCTCGCGACCCTCTTCGACGCCTTCCGCGGAGCCAACGACGTCATCCTCGACCTCGATCTGGACGTCTGGCTCTACGTCTCCGACCGCTATCTCGGCCAGGAGGCCGTCGAGGGCGAGACGGGCTCCTCGACGATGCCCCACAAGGTCAACCCGATCGACTTCGAGAACAGCGAGGGCAACCTCTCGAAGGCCAACTCGGACCTGACCTTCCTCGCCGACTACGTCACCACCTCGCGACTCCAGCGTGACCTCTCGGACTCGACGGTCAAGCGCAACATCGGCGCCGCCTTCGCCCACTGCCTGATCGGCTACACCAAGACCGCCGCCGGCCTCGAGAAGGTCGTCCCCACCGAGCGGGTGATGCGCGAGGAGCTCGAGTCGACCCCCGAGATCATCGGCGAAGCGGTCCAGACGATCCTCCGCCGGGAGGGCCAGGAGGACGCCTACGAGCGCGTCAAGGCCGTGACCCGGGGTAAGGACGTCTCGATCGAGGACTTCCGCGAGCTGTTCGACGACCTCGACGTCGACGAGGACGTCCGCGAGGAACTGCTGGCCCTGACGCCGACGGACTACGTCGGCGTCGCCGACGAACTGGTCGACGACCTCGAGTAA
- a CDS encoding ABC transporter substrate-binding protein, producing the protein MRSIRRLDQSRREFVATGIAAGSAAMAGCITGGDVGDSEDGSDSYTVTMAPMGEMEFDSVPEDAFVTFTQYADMAVALGHGDAVNTLFSPEMSGPTMNGFYDRLEGVSFDWEGLENPLSDTVTEEQLVSADNDVHFLDPSYLLTNQDNLDQSQIERIAETVGPWVGSYHSGVHTEPAKAYADSYEYYTLWELFEKIAAVFQERDRYEALAEIADGVHSEIEENLPPESERPTVARATYDWNNDAFYTYHLNTDGFWHADTRPLAARDAFADREWSGDWGNYSYETMLEVDPDVLIHLWGITSQYPIGDARTALEEHSVGSELQAVRNDRVVAGGMRYQGPIMNLFQLEMTAKQLYPEQFGEWPGFEPGESYPDIPADERLFDRDRVAEIITDGA; encoded by the coding sequence ATGAGATCGATACGGCGGCTCGACCAAAGCCGACGGGAGTTCGTGGCGACGGGAATCGCGGCCGGGAGCGCGGCAATGGCCGGGTGCATCACCGGTGGTGATGTCGGCGACTCGGAGGACGGCTCCGACTCGTACACGGTAACGATGGCGCCGATGGGGGAAATGGAGTTCGATTCCGTCCCCGAGGACGCCTTCGTCACCTTCACGCAGTACGCGGACATGGCGGTCGCGCTCGGCCACGGCGACGCGGTGAACACGCTGTTCTCGCCGGAGATGTCGGGACCGACGATGAACGGGTTCTACGACCGGCTCGAGGGCGTTTCCTTCGACTGGGAGGGCCTGGAGAACCCGCTCTCGGACACCGTGACGGAAGAGCAACTCGTCAGTGCCGACAACGACGTGCACTTCCTCGATCCGTCGTACCTGCTGACGAACCAGGACAATCTCGATCAGTCCCAGATCGAACGAATCGCCGAGACGGTCGGTCCGTGGGTCGGAAGCTACCACAGCGGGGTCCACACCGAGCCGGCGAAGGCCTACGCCGACAGCTACGAGTACTACACGCTCTGGGAACTCTTCGAGAAGATCGCGGCCGTCTTTCAGGAGCGGGACCGCTACGAGGCCCTCGCCGAGATCGCCGACGGGGTTCACTCGGAGATCGAGGAGAACCTGCCGCCCGAGAGCGAGCGGCCGACCGTCGCGCGGGCCACGTACGATTGGAACAACGACGCGTTCTACACCTACCACCTCAACACGGACGGCTTCTGGCACGCGGATACGCGCCCGCTGGCCGCCCGCGACGCCTTCGCCGACCGGGAGTGGTCGGGCGACTGGGGGAACTACAGCTACGAGACGATGCTCGAGGTCGATCCGGACGTCCTCATCCACCTCTGGGGGATCACGTCGCAGTACCCCATCGGCGACGCCCGGACTGCCCTCGAGGAACACTCCGTGGGCAGCGAACTGCAGGCGGTGCGAAACGACCGCGTCGTCGCCGGCGGCATGCGCTACCAGGGACCGATCATGAACCTCTTCCAGCTCGAGATGACGGCCAAGCAGCTCTACCCCGAGCAGTTCGGCGAGTGGCCAGGCTTCGAACCCGGCGAGTCGTACCCGGACATTCCGGCGGACGAACGGCTGTTCGACCGCGACCGCGTCGCCGAGATCATCACCGACGGAGCGTGA